The following are encoded in a window of Amphibacillus xylanus NBRC 15112 genomic DNA:
- a CDS encoding methionine biosynthesis PLP-dependent protein: MLNQETILTQLGNRIDEVTGAVSAPIHLSTAYHHRTLGESTGFDYTRTKNPTRQILEDGIALLEGGVAGFATSSGMAAIELVLALFKVGDQVIGSDQLYGGTYRLLEHWQNQGKLNVSYVDFEHLSEVEAEITSETKAIFIETPTNPLLTEIDLEAVAELTRKHNLLLIVDNTFYTPYLQQPLKLGADIVVHSATKYLAGHNDVLAGLVVAKSPKLAEQLADLHNNIGATLSPFDAWLVIRGMKTLALRLKQQEKNAKALVQFLAEHPCVAEVFYPGKGGMISFQLKNGKWVKQFLQELKLISFAESLGGVESFITYPATQTHADIPEQKRIELGIDDRLLRFSVGIEAVEDLKTDITRSFSKLN; the protein is encoded by the coding sequence GTGTTAAATCAGGAAACAATTTTGACACAATTGGGTAATCGGATTGATGAGGTAACAGGGGCGGTGAGTGCGCCAATCCATTTATCGACTGCATACCATCACAGGACGTTAGGTGAATCGACTGGTTTTGATTATACGAGAACAAAAAATCCGACGCGCCAGATTTTAGAGGATGGCATTGCTTTGCTAGAGGGTGGGGTAGCTGGTTTTGCCACGAGTTCTGGAATGGCGGCAATTGAGCTTGTGCTTGCTTTATTCAAAGTGGGTGATCAAGTGATCGGATCTGATCAGCTATATGGCGGGACGTATCGACTGCTTGAACATTGGCAAAACCAAGGGAAACTAAATGTGAGTTATGTAGACTTTGAACATTTGAGTGAGGTAGAAGCGGAGATTACTAGCGAGACGAAAGCAATTTTTATTGAAACGCCGACGAACCCGTTATTAACTGAAATTGATCTTGAAGCTGTAGCTGAGCTTACGCGCAAGCATAATCTTCTATTGATTGTTGATAATACGTTTTACACACCATATTTACAACAGCCTTTAAAGCTTGGCGCAGATATTGTTGTGCATAGTGCGACGAAATATTTGGCAGGACATAACGATGTTTTAGCTGGATTGGTTGTTGCAAAATCGCCTAAACTAGCTGAGCAACTTGCAGATTTACACAATAATATTGGTGCAACATTGTCACCATTTGATGCGTGGCTAGTCATTAGGGGGATGAAAACTTTAGCATTACGTTTAAAACAACAGGAGAAAAATGCAAAAGCGCTCGTTCAATTTTTAGCGGAACATCCATGTGTTGCTGAGGTCTTTTATCCGGGGAAAGGTGGGATGATCTCCTTCCAATTGAAAAACGGGAAATGGGTTAAACAATTTTTACAAGAATTAAAGTTAATTAGTTTTGCTGAAAGTTTGGGTGGGGTGGAAAGCTTTATAACGTATCCGGCCACACAGACGCACGCGGATATACCTGAACAAAAAAGGATTGAGTTAGGAATTGATGATCGATTGCTTCGATTTTCAGTAGGGATTGAAGCAGTTGAGGATTTAAAGACAGATATAACGAGAAGTTTTTCTAAATTAAACTAA
- a CDS encoding uracil-DNA glycosylase has protein sequence MKELLTNDWEPILKAEFNKPYFIQMGEFLAKEYAEQVVYPEKVEIFNALNMTSFEDVKVVILGQDPYHGPNQAHGLSFSVQPGVKIPPSLRNIYQELHSDLGLPIPNHGHLVKWAEQGVLMLNTVLTVRAGEANSHQGIGWEQFTERVIESLNEKSDPVVYFLWGASAQKKERLIDTSKHLVIKSPHPSPLSSYRGFFGSKPFSQANQHLEQAGLKPIDWQIRNV, from the coding sequence ATGAAAGAACTTTTAACAAATGACTGGGAGCCAATATTAAAAGCAGAATTCAATAAGCCTTACTTCATTCAGATGGGTGAGTTTTTGGCAAAAGAATATGCAGAACAGGTCGTTTATCCAGAAAAAGTGGAGATCTTCAATGCGCTCAATATGACCTCATTCGAGGATGTAAAAGTGGTCATTCTAGGTCAGGATCCGTATCACGGTCCGAATCAGGCGCATGGCTTGAGTTTTTCAGTGCAGCCTGGTGTCAAAATTCCACCATCGCTAAGAAATATTTATCAAGAATTACATAGTGATCTCGGCCTGCCAATTCCTAACCATGGTCATTTGGTAAAATGGGCAGAGCAAGGTGTGCTAATGTTAAATACTGTATTAACGGTTCGTGCAGGTGAGGCGAATTCTCATCAAGGGATTGGCTGGGAGCAGTTTACTGAGCGGGTCATCGAAAGCTTGAATGAAAAATCAGATCCAGTCGTTTATTTCCTATGGGGCGCGTCAGCTCAGAAAAAAGAACGACTAATCGATACAAGCAAACACCTCGTAATTAAGTCACCGCACCCAAGTCCATTATCATCATATCGTGGCTTTTTTGGCAGTAAGCCTTTTTCACAGGCAAATCAGCATCTCGAGCAAGCAGGTCTAAAGCCAATTGATTGGCAAATTAGAAATGTTTAG
- a CDS encoding amidase, translating into MDLKTYLSLDAVGLAELVRKKEVSPRDLADLAFERMEEVNPKLNAVARTRKKRAYIEIDNLTDNDQPFFGVPMFLKDISHAIKGEVLSSGSKLLSKNIAQYDSNFTARLKDAGFIMLGHTTTPEFGLKNITEAELYGPTRNPWNLNHSPGGSSGGAAALVASGVVPVAGASDGGGSIRIPAGFSGLFGLKPTRGRTPVGPGVGRSWQGAAIDFVLSRTVRDSAALLDVLQVVQPEAAYQTPLYDGSFFDLTKNSPMKKLRIAFTTASPVRTAVSDAAKQSVYQMAKWLEDQGHEVVEKEAPVNGVDLMKAYYIMNSGEMNHVIIQLSRGLGHDLAPEDMELMTWALSEAGKSISAADYSESLNGWDLAAYQMAKFHEEFDLYLTPTNADTAPQIGELEPSEDMQERLLKINYLSKTEQQKLIYDMFLPSLTYTPFTQLANLTGQPAMSVPTFITREGLPMGVQFVAGKGREDQLIQLASQIEQSELWKGKVVEVI; encoded by the coding sequence ATGGATTTAAAGACTTACCTATCACTAGATGCAGTTGGATTAGCTGAGTTGGTTCGCAAAAAAGAAGTCTCACCAAGAGATTTAGCAGATCTTGCATTTGAAAGAATGGAAGAAGTGAACCCTAAGCTTAATGCGGTGGCCCGGACGCGCAAGAAGCGTGCTTACATAGAGATTGATAATTTAACAGATAATGATCAGCCATTTTTCGGTGTGCCGATGTTTTTAAAAGATATTTCCCATGCAATAAAAGGAGAAGTGCTAAGTTCAGGTTCAAAGCTTTTGTCGAAAAATATTGCTCAATATGATTCGAACTTTACCGCTCGACTGAAGGATGCAGGCTTTATAATGCTCGGTCACACAACAACGCCAGAATTTGGCTTGAAAAATATTACAGAGGCAGAGCTTTACGGTCCAACACGTAATCCTTGGAATCTTAATCATTCACCAGGCGGGTCAAGTGGTGGGGCGGCAGCGCTTGTAGCAAGTGGTGTCGTTCCTGTTGCTGGAGCTAGCGATGGTGGTGGCTCAATTAGAATTCCGGCTGGCTTTTCTGGTTTATTTGGTTTAAAACCAACTCGTGGAAGAACGCCGGTAGGTCCGGGTGTTGGTCGCTCGTGGCAAGGAGCAGCAATTGATTTTGTCCTGAGCCGTACAGTTCGCGATAGTGCAGCACTCTTGGACGTGCTCCAAGTTGTTCAACCTGAAGCTGCTTACCAGACGCCACTTTATGATGGAAGTTTTTTTGATTTAACAAAAAATTCACCTATGAAAAAGTTAAGAATAGCGTTTACGACTGCCTCCCCTGTGCGTACGGCGGTTAGTGATGCAGCAAAGCAGTCAGTTTACCAAATGGCTAAGTGGTTGGAAGATCAGGGGCATGAAGTTGTTGAAAAAGAGGCTCCGGTTAACGGTGTTGATCTCATGAAGGCTTACTATATTATGAATAGTGGTGAAATGAATCATGTGATCATTCAACTCAGCCGTGGACTAGGTCATGATCTAGCACCTGAGGATATGGAGTTGATGACATGGGCATTAAGTGAAGCAGGAAAAAGCATTTCCGCTGCTGATTATAGTGAGAGCTTAAATGGTTGGGATCTCGCAGCTTATCAAATGGCTAAGTTTCACGAGGAGTTTGATCTGTATTTAACACCGACAAATGCAGATACAGCACCACAAATAGGCGAGCTTGAGCCGAGTGAAGATATGCAAGAGCGACTGCTAAAAATTAATTACTTATCAAAAACAGAGCAGCAGAAATTAATTTATGATATGTTCCTACCGAGCTTAACTTATACACCATTTACTCAGTTGGCAAACTTGACTGGTCAACCAGCAATGAGTGTACCAACGTTTATTACACGCGAAGGCTTACCAATGGGGGTTCAGTTTGTCGCTGGTAAAGGAAGAGAAGATCAACTCATTCAATTAGCAAGCCAAATCGAACAATCCGAGCTATGGAAAGGAAAAGTAGTTGAAGTTATTTAG
- a CDS encoding NAD/NADP-dependent octopine/nopaline dehydrogenase family protein: MKISVLGAGNGGTAVAAQLSLYGHDVSLIKTSNAMHDQNFNYLIENGGRVDLVENDKVETAKINRVTRDISEISDSEVVIIYIQTNYHEDLIKRIKPHLRDGQILLINPGYLSTAYVLKHCGDIDLLICEAQSSFIDCRISEPGTVKVGFRNVRNPLGIYPASRTEEAKKTLNKLGFPFAYVPSVIEAALHNPNLIVHTVGAIMSIPRIEKTNGDYCMYHEVFTPSVWNILEALDAEKMDVMEKLGSERLSYVEACKYRNTLDDSRDAKEVFFWYAAMPTRAKGPVVVDSRYISEDVPQGLVLLETIAAKVDVATPICTSLINMASAALGRDLREEGRTIERLGEDIVEKIIADREAHQLERV; encoded by the coding sequence ATGAAAATCTCAGTTTTAGGTGCCGGTAATGGCGGTACAGCAGTAGCTGCTCAATTAAGTTTATATGGTCATGATGTGTCGTTAATTAAAACATCAAATGCGATGCATGATCAGAATTTTAATTATTTAATAGAAAATGGCGGGCGCGTAGATCTAGTTGAGAATGATAAGGTAGAAACCGCAAAAATTAATCGAGTGACAAGAGATATCTCAGAAATTAGTGACAGTGAAGTTGTCATTATTTATATTCAAACAAACTATCACGAAGATTTAATAAAGCGAATTAAACCACATTTGCGTGATGGCCAGATTCTCTTAATTAACCCTGGTTATTTATCAACGGCTTACGTGTTAAAGCATTGTGGTGATATTGATTTATTAATCTGTGAAGCTCAGAGTTCATTTATTGATTGTCGAATCTCTGAACCAGGAACTGTTAAGGTTGGTTTCCGTAATGTCCGTAACCCACTAGGAATCTATCCAGCGAGCCGAACTGAGGAAGCGAAGAAAACTTTAAATAAATTAGGTTTCCCATTTGCCTACGTGCCTTCAGTCATCGAGGCAGCGTTGCATAATCCTAACTTGATTGTCCATACAGTTGGCGCAATCATGAGTATTCCTAGAATTGAAAAGACAAATGGAGACTATTGCATGTACCATGAAGTTTTCACACCTAGCGTATGGAATATACTCGAAGCACTTGATGCTGAGAAAATGGATGTTATGGAAAAGCTGGGCTCCGAGAGACTTTCTTACGTTGAGGCATGTAAGTATCGTAATACGTTGGACGATAGCCGCGATGCAAAAGAAGTTTTCTTCTGGTATGCTGCAATGCCAACTCGCGCTAAAGGCCCTGTTGTCGTTGATTCACGATATATTTCCGAAGACGTACCACAAGGCTTAGTTTTATTAGAAACGATCGCAGCAAAAGTCGATGTCGCAACACCAATTTGTACATCATTGATTAACATGGCATCAGCCGCTTTAGGTCGCGATTTACGTGAAGAAGGCCGAACAATCGAGCGCCTCGGCGAAGATATTGTTGAAAAAATAATTGCCGATCGAGAAGCACATCAACTAGAGCGAGTTTAG
- a CDS encoding sugar-transfer associated ATP-grasp domain-containing protein → MKVKLNQAGRWERINRSIYQKVDLHMEARKARKACRKQLGTINGGLNGDMALFRSQVAPFWQKYGIKPKKMWYDLYGYKDGHYDPRYIPEDLYWTKIYPAMNRINFRQAYTDKAYYPHLFPELRQPRMILKNSNGCFFDELGNMIDRSHAISILKAEKSFVVKPAIHSGEGVDIYFYDRDQHGIIDYQRLLDEYRSDFVVQEVVKQHHVLSSIHEHSLNTIRVISFLFNQEVHISSAILRMGVGGSRLDNVSSGGLACPIQPDGRLQEKALNRASEWVTEHPGGVRFADVVVPSYDRVLELVRQTHQKLPHFRVIGWDFAIDEDGVPVFIEYNGGPSLNQVSCGPLFGELTESILDTIFLNQDEFNHQQINQIDHEERLII, encoded by the coding sequence TTGAAGGTAAAATTGAATCAAGCAGGGCGCTGGGAGCGGATTAATCGCTCGATTTACCAAAAAGTTGATTTACATATGGAGGCTAGAAAAGCTAGGAAAGCCTGCCGCAAACAGCTTGGTACGATTAATGGTGGTTTAAATGGTGACATGGCATTATTCCGTTCACAGGTTGCGCCATTTTGGCAAAAATATGGGATCAAGCCGAAGAAAATGTGGTATGACCTTTATGGTTATAAAGATGGTCATTATGATCCGCGCTACATACCGGAAGATTTATATTGGACAAAAATATATCCAGCAATGAATCGGATTAATTTTCGTCAGGCTTATACTGACAAGGCTTATTACCCACACTTATTCCCTGAATTAAGGCAACCACGAATGATTTTGAAAAATAGTAATGGTTGTTTTTTTGATGAATTAGGGAACATGATTGATCGTTCTCATGCGATTTCGATTCTGAAGGCGGAGAAGAGTTTTGTCGTAAAACCAGCTATTCACAGTGGTGAAGGTGTAGACATCTACTTTTATGACCGGGATCAGCATGGGATTATCGATTATCAGAGACTACTTGATGAGTATCGTTCTGATTTTGTTGTTCAAGAGGTAGTTAAGCAGCATCATGTATTGTCATCGATTCATGAGCATTCACTTAATACAATTCGAGTTATTTCCTTTTTATTTAATCAAGAAGTTCATATTTCTTCTGCGATTTTACGAATGGGTGTTGGGGGATCGCGGTTAGATAATGTGTCTTCAGGAGGGCTGGCATGTCCAATCCAACCTGATGGTAGACTTCAAGAAAAGGCGTTAAATCGTGCTTCAGAGTGGGTGACAGAGCATCCTGGTGGTGTAAGATTTGCTGATGTTGTCGTACCTAGCTATGATCGCGTGCTTGAACTGGTTAGACAAACACACCAGAAGCTGCCTCATTTTAGAGTAATAGGTTGGGATTTTGCTATTGATGAGGATGGTGTACCAGTTTTTATTGAGTATAATGGTGGGCCGTCATTGAATCAAGTCAGCTGTGGACCGTTATTTGGTGAGCTGACTGAAAGCATATTAGATACAATTTTCTTAAATCAAGATGAGTTTAATCATCAACAAATAAATCAAATTGATCATGAAGAAAGGTTGATAATATGA
- a CDS encoding 5-methyltetrahydropteroyltriglutamate--homocysteine S-methyltransferase, giving the protein MTIQAPFYADHVGSLLRPERLKQARKDYKTGKISLADLKQVELEEVTHVVEKQIEIGLEVVTDGEFRRDWWHLDFLENLIGIEGYVPDRGYSFKGVETEAYHVRNIGKISFNPEHPFINDFIELNKIVAGRAVVKQTIPSPNQLFREEIFNSEIYPDYEAYAVDIIQAYRDAIKAFYDAGVRYLQLDDVNFAVLASPEIDFDSGPYKREYLIELAVRVVNEILADKPEDLKVTTHICRGNYQSTYAFTGSYEYIAPTVFANEKVDGFFLEYDDERSGGFEPLKHIPHGGAKVVLGLITSKRGELEDVDEVKARIKEAAKYVPLEQLCLSPQCGFASTHHGNLLTEQDQWNKLEHVVKIAKEVWGK; this is encoded by the coding sequence ATGACGATTCAAGCACCATTTTATGCAGATCATGTTGGGAGTTTATTAAGACCTGAACGATTAAAGCAGGCACGTAAAGATTATAAAACAGGAAAAATTAGCTTAGCAGATTTAAAGCAGGTCGAGCTAGAGGAAGTGACGCATGTTGTTGAAAAGCAGATTGAGATTGGTTTAGAGGTTGTGACAGACGGGGAGTTCCGTCGTGATTGGTGGCATCTTGATTTTCTAGAAAATTTAATTGGGATCGAGGGGTATGTGCCTGACAGAGGTTATTCCTTTAAGGGTGTTGAGACTGAGGCGTATCACGTTAGAAATATAGGGAAAATTTCATTTAATCCTGAGCATCCATTTATTAATGATTTTATTGAATTGAACAAAATTGTCGCTGGACGTGCGGTAGTTAAACAAACGATTCCAAGTCCTAACCAATTGTTTAGGGAGGAGATTTTTAACTCAGAGATTTACCCAGACTATGAAGCGTATGCTGTTGATATCATTCAGGCGTACCGTGATGCGATTAAGGCATTTTATGATGCGGGGGTTCGTTATTTACAATTAGATGATGTCAACTTTGCTGTATTGGCATCACCTGAGATTGATTTTGATAGTGGACCATATAAGCGAGAGTACTTAATTGAATTAGCTGTTCGAGTCGTGAACGAGATTTTAGCAGATAAGCCAGAGGACTTAAAAGTGACAACCCATATTTGTCGTGGCAACTATCAATCGACCTACGCTTTCACAGGTAGCTATGAATATATTGCACCGACGGTTTTTGCTAATGAAAAGGTTGATGGCTTTTTCTTAGAATATGATGATGAGCGTTCTGGCGGGTTTGAGCCGCTTAAGCATATTCCGCATGGAGGCGCTAAGGTGGTGCTTGGCTTGATTACATCGAAGCGGGGTGAACTTGAGGACGTTGATGAAGTGAAAGCGAGAATTAAGGAAGCGGCAAAATATGTGCCGTTAGAGCAACTATGCCTAAGCCCGCAATGTGGTTTTGCTTCGACACATCATGGTAACTTACTTACTGAACAGGACCAGTGGAATAAGCTTGAGCATGTCGTTAAGATTGCTAAAGAAGTTTGGGGTAAATAA
- a CDS encoding 2-hydroxymuconate tautomerase, protein MPYVTIKMLAGRTEEQKRACVEKVTDAIVETTGASRDKVVVFLEDMKKSEYAVGGVLLSDEE, encoded by the coding sequence ATGCCATATGTCACGATAAAAATGTTAGCAGGTCGCACAGAAGAGCAAAAACGTGCCTGCGTTGAAAAAGTAACTGATGCAATAGTCGAAACAACCGGTGCATCACGAGATAAAGTCGTTGTCTTTTTAGAAGATATGAAAAAGTCTGAGTATGCAGTCGGTGGCGTGCTACTTAGTGACGAAGAATAG